Proteins from a single region of Zavarzinella sp.:
- a CDS encoding YcjX family protein, producing the protein MAASPNLRWKTLERRIGLIGPQWSGKTVLLTSLINHLQFHEPQRFRLGKGKSVVELSQFQAITTEKERELGYNLPWFDYAGYRNRLITGKRWPAKTHAASQYAFSFSRSDWRFSKGLVRLFDLPGERISDLGMMAHAEVGEAYSHWSRTTLEYIRGDMHLRPHFHEFLTALENQQSDIKTIVQSYKHGMVRARYTFHHFLTPSTLLLDPHGKVVRGLTEEQIVNERHVGIDAEHEFSPLPENHPHLGAFRENFRLYREQLLAPIFQSLKTCHSLVILVDVLSILGHGPAMYNGVRTMIDTVLQAVNPKQGVLDTAWQNLSEWLLPKELRRSSVRRIAFVVPKVDRVPMDDRVKLKGLLERLVGHHVRNLREQGIQVEVMQIAAMIGATQVAEGQRTMKGCLLYDPSGKPLEPGVPQTFSPSEVPHDWPHDGWQPGDYVYPDVYPRVSPLANVPTEQAGLNDLFQFVCW; encoded by the coding sequence ATGGCTGCTTCGCCGAATCTGCGTTGGAAAACCCTGGAAAGGCGAATTGGTCTGATCGGACCACAATGGTCTGGCAAAACCGTGCTGCTGACTTCCCTGATCAATCACCTGCAATTCCACGAACCACAGCGTTTTCGGCTGGGCAAAGGCAAAAGCGTGGTGGAGTTAAGCCAGTTTCAGGCAATCACTACCGAAAAAGAAAGGGAACTGGGCTACAACCTGCCCTGGTTTGACTATGCCGGCTACCGAAATCGCCTGATTACCGGCAAAAGGTGGCCTGCAAAGACTCACGCCGCCTCGCAGTATGCGTTTTCTTTTTCTCGCAGCGATTGGAGATTCAGCAAAGGCCTGGTGCGTCTTTTTGATCTACCCGGCGAACGGATCAGCGATCTGGGAATGATGGCCCACGCTGAAGTGGGCGAGGCCTATTCGCACTGGTCACGCACCACGCTGGAATATATTCGTGGTGATATGCACCTGCGGCCCCACTTTCATGAGTTTTTGACCGCACTTGAAAATCAGCAATCTGATATCAAAACGATTGTGCAGTCGTACAAACATGGCATGGTGCGTGCCCGTTATACGTTTCATCATTTTCTCACACCTTCGACATTGTTGCTCGATCCCCACGGTAAGGTGGTTCGTGGTCTGACGGAAGAACAGATTGTGAACGAACGCCACGTGGGAATTGATGCGGAGCATGAATTTTCCCCTCTGCCTGAAAATCACCCACACTTAGGGGCATTTCGGGAGAATTTTCGTCTGTATCGCGAACAATTACTCGCACCGATCTTCCAATCATTAAAAACCTGTCATAGTTTGGTGATCCTGGTGGATGTATTGTCGATCCTGGGCCACGGTCCGGCCATGTATAATGGAGTGCGGACGATGATCGACACAGTGCTGCAAGCCGTGAACCCAAAGCAGGGGGTGCTGGATACTGCGTGGCAGAATCTCAGCGAGTGGTTACTGCCAAAGGAGTTACGTCGATCATCCGTGCGGCGTATTGCCTTTGTAGTGCCCAAAGTGGATCGGGTGCCGATGGACGATCGCGTGAAACTGAAAGGATTACTGGAAAGATTAGTGGGCCACCATGTGCGGAACCTGCGGGAACAAGGCATTCAGGTGGAAGTGATGCAGATTGCTGCGATGATTGGTGCCACCCAGGTTGCGGAAGGCCAACGCACCATGAAAGGCTGTTTGTTGTACGACCCCTCGGGAAAACCGTTGGAACCTGGCGTGCCGCAAACCTTTTCGCCATCGGAAGTTCCGCACGATTGGCCGCACGATGGCTGGCAACCGGGCGATTATGTGTATCCGGATGTTTACCCACGGGTATCGCCATTAGCAAACGTGCCCACCGAACAGGCAGGACTGAACGACCTATTTCAATTTGTGTGCTGGTAA
- a CDS encoding YcjF family protein, whose protein sequence is MSERLREPNLPQTPAGEEDTHVGPDGFLPQVARTGGEVKKPTAEPIPAGPEFSPRDGDPDEKDGARLPQIPDQAAVAPPDLQDWEDTTLHHRVDEAEMMIHTQRSLLGMTGIFGHSLAGLVFIFIAGLLGFYLFNQVVLAIASIQAMPRVPQMISWGVFALLSILVGYGIIRFATMYIKLRRNRQLQLRGLDELQERIQIRWLVNTKTNQARTQLVQYLNEYPVRNVKDRQALEKLGFAAPDFQKMVSSRDDLLNPDRWSDPKQWFGSFQGDFQTTLDRIADQRIAYWARRAWVVSAASPNALVDTAAIMYFNFAMASDLCRIYHLRAGRLETMVLLSRVFFNSYLAGQLQGMEDMAADQITQLVQPHLPVTEVLLGKVFGKIGAKAGTATVNYLLIHRLGKHMKNLLRPLA, encoded by the coding sequence ATGTCCGAACGATTACGCGAACCAAATTTGCCGCAAACTCCTGCTGGCGAAGAGGATACGCACGTGGGGCCAGATGGCTTTCTGCCCCAGGTGGCACGCACTGGTGGGGAAGTGAAAAAGCCAACCGCAGAACCAATTCCTGCGGGGCCAGAATTTTCCCCACGAGACGGTGATCCGGATGAAAAGGATGGGGCCCGCCTGCCACAGATTCCGGATCAGGCTGCGGTAGCCCCACCGGATCTGCAGGATTGGGAAGACACCACCTTGCACCACCGAGTGGATGAAGCGGAAATGATGATCCATACCCAGCGATCATTGCTGGGCATGACAGGCATTTTCGGTCATTCGCTGGCGGGACTGGTATTTATTTTCATTGCTGGCTTGCTGGGCTTTTACCTTTTCAATCAGGTGGTGCTGGCCATAGCCAGTATTCAGGCGATGCCCCGTGTCCCACAGATGATCTCGTGGGGTGTCTTCGCACTGCTCAGCATTCTGGTGGGCTATGGCATCATTCGCTTTGCCACCATGTACATCAAATTACGTCGCAACCGCCAGTTACAGCTTCGTGGTCTGGATGAATTGCAGGAACGGATCCAGATTCGCTGGCTGGTGAACACCAAAACCAACCAGGCACGCACACAGTTGGTGCAGTATCTGAATGAATATCCCGTCCGCAATGTCAAAGACCGTCAGGCACTGGAAAAACTGGGGTTTGCCGCACCCGATTTTCAGAAAATGGTCAGCAGCCGCGATGACTTGTTGAATCCGGATCGCTGGTCTGATCCCAAACAATGGTTCGGGTCGTTTCAGGGCGATTTTCAGACCACGCTGGACCGCATCGCCGACCAACGGATTGCTTATTGGGCCAGGCGAGCCTGGGTGGTCAGTGCCGCTTCACCCAACGCACTGGTGGATACCGCTGCCATCATGTATTTCAACTTTGCCATGGCCAGCGACCTGTGCCGCATCTACCACCTGCGAGCCGGGCGATTGGAAACGATGGTGCTGCTCTCCCGCGTATTCTTCAATTCGTATCTGGCGGGACAGTTACAGGGGATGGAAGATATGGCCGCCGACCAAATTACACAGTTGGTGCAGCCCCACCTGCCTGTGACGGAAGTCCTTCTGGGGAAAGTGTTTGGGAAAATTGGTGCGAAGGCAGGCACCGCCACGGTGAACTATCTGCTGATCCACCGCCTGGGTAAGCACATGAAGAACCTCCTCCGCCCACTGGCGTAG
- the deoC gene encoding deoxyribose-phosphate aldolase yields MFDHSLLQPVLTDAQLEEGCKLAREYQVASVCIKPYAVHLAKEWLEGSGVAVSTVIGFPHGGHTTEIKVAEALQAIAHGAVELDMVVNIGKVLSGDFDYVKKDVQAVVQAAHSNHARVKVIFENCFLNDDQKIKLCEICGEVSADWVKTSTGYGDSGATPADLALMRKHSPAHVQVKAAGGVRTFETLMQVRELGVTRVGATATKAILEDARTKLAAMQG; encoded by the coding sequence ATGTTTGATCACTCTCTGTTGCAACCGGTACTTACCGATGCACAGTTGGAAGAAGGCTGCAAACTGGCGCGGGAATACCAGGTGGCAAGTGTGTGCATTAAACCGTATGCCGTGCATCTGGCCAAAGAGTGGCTGGAAGGTTCTGGCGTGGCTGTCAGCACCGTGATTGGTTTCCCCCACGGTGGGCATACCACGGAAATCAAAGTGGCAGAAGCATTGCAGGCAATTGCCCACGGTGCGGTCGAACTGGACATGGTGGTGAATATTGGGAAGGTGCTGTCGGGCGACTTCGATTACGTGAAAAAAGATGTGCAGGCGGTGGTGCAGGCTGCCCACAGTAACCACGCCAGAGTAAAAGTGATCTTCGAAAACTGTTTTCTGAATGATGATCAAAAGATTAAGCTGTGCGAAATATGTGGCGAGGTGAGTGCGGACTGGGTGAAAACCTCCACCGGTTACGGCGATAGTGGTGCCACACCTGCAGACCTGGCGTTGATGCGAAAACATTCTCCGGCCCACGTTCAGGTGAAAGCCGCAGGTGGGGTAAGAACCTTCGAAACACTGATGCAGGTTCGGGAATTGGGCGTTACCCGCGTGGGTGCCACCGCAACCAAAGCGATACTGGAAGATGCCCGTACAAAACTAGCCGCCATGCAAGGCTAA